Proteins co-encoded in one Yersinia enterocolitica genomic window:
- a CDS encoding DDE domain-containing protein — protein MSLIRKAFRRLHYPTDVIAQCVRWYLAYALSLRNLEEMMAERGILVDHSTLHRWVIRLVPLLDKVFRRHKHTVGRRWRMDETYIKIKGQWKYLYRAVDTAGHTIDFLLTAKRDSAAALRFFRKAIRHHGEPEVVTIDKSGANTAALATLNADKPDEEAITVRQSKYLNNLIEQDHRNIKRRSRPMLGFKSFRRAQTILAGIELSNMIRKGQYQHPQSEGLSLAEQFYLLAA, from the coding sequence ATGTCTCTCATCCGAAAAGCCTTCCGTCGCCTGCATTACCCCACTGATGTTATCGCTCAGTGTGTTCGCTGGTATCTCGCTTATGCCCTGAGCCTGCGTAACCTCGAAGAGATGATGGCAGAGCGCGGTATTCTTGTTGACCACTCCACTCTGCATCGTTGGGTTATCCGCTTGGTACCGTTGTTAGATAAGGTTTTTCGCCGACACAAGCACACAGTAGGTCGGCGGTGGCGCATGGATGAAACCTACATCAAAATCAAAGGCCAGTGGAAGTATCTGTATCGGGCGGTCGATACAGCAGGTCACACCATCGACTTTTTGCTGACCGCCAAACGGGACTCTGCAGCCGCATTACGCTTCTTTCGCAAGGCTATTCGCCATCACGGCGAACCCGAGGTTGTCACTATCGATAAAAGTGGGGCTAACACCGCAGCTTTGGCCACGCTCAACGCCGACAAACCCGATGAGGAAGCGATTACCGTCAGGCAAAGTAAGTACCTGAACAACCTGATTGAGCAAGATCACCGAAATATCAAACGTCGGAGTCGACCGATGCTGGGATTCAAATCGTTTCGGCGGGCACAAACGATCCTGGCCGGCATCGAACTGAGCAACATGATACGAAAAGGGCAATATCAACATCCGCAAAGTGAGGGATTGTCACTCGCGGAACAATTCTATTTGCTGGCTGCCTAA